In Caldisericota bacterium, the following are encoded in one genomic region:
- a CDS encoding DUF3795 domain-containing protein: protein MAKIIGYCGIICSECPAFEATQADNDNKRVEVAKRWSEEFKAEIKPEYINCDGCMSESGRHFNYCMECEIRKCCKERQLVNCAYCNEYPCETLSEFFESAPDAKVTLDNIKDDINTI, encoded by the coding sequence ATGGCTAAAATAATTGGTTATTGCGGGATTATTTGTAGTGAATGTCCGGCATTTGAGGCAACTCAGGCAGATAACGACAATAAAAGAGTTGAAGTTGCCAAACGGTGGTCTGAGGAATTTAAGGCAGAGATCAAACCCGAATACATTAACTGCGATGGGTGTATGTCGGAAAGTGGGCGACATTTTAACTATTGCATGGAGTGTGAAATTCGGAAATGCTGCAAGGAGCGGCAGCTTGTCAATTGTGCTTATTGCAATGAATATCCTTGTGAAACGCTAAGTGAATTTTTTGAATCGGCACCTGATGCAAAGGTGACACTTGATAACATTAAGGATGACATTAATACTATTTAG
- a CDS encoding aldo/keto reductase has protein sequence MQYRRLGRCGVKVSVLGFGCMRFPTVGGDNAQIDEPQATEMLRYAIDNGVNYIDTAYLYHGGKSESFVGRALQNGYRERAYLATKMPVWLVEKYEDFDRFFNEQLERLQTDHIDFYLMHALNKERWEKIVNLDVIKWIEVEKAKGRIRHIGFSFHDSFDSFVKIIDDYDRWEFCQVQYNYMNEEFQAGNRGLKYAFSKGVGVIVMEPVLGGDLENPPEIINSIWNEARTKRTPTEWALQWVWNKPEVSIVLSGMKSVQQVIENLESADLARVDKFTQEELDIIARVRDKYREIQPILCSDCGYCMPCPYGVDIPHNFILYNIGKMYNKMPRIKQWFALMKENGSSAVSCIQCGQCEEKCPQDIKIMEWLATIAKELK, from the coding sequence ATGCAATATCGTAGACTTGGCAGATGTGGCGTAAAGGTGTCAGTTCTTGGTTTTGGGTGTATGCGTTTTCCAACGGTAGGGGGTGACAACGCGCAAATAGATGAACCTCAGGCCACTGAGATGTTGAGATATGCTATAGATAATGGAGTTAATTATATCGATACAGCATATCTTTATCATGGAGGGAAAAGCGAAAGTTTTGTAGGTAGAGCACTACAAAACGGATATAGAGAGAGAGCATATTTGGCAACAAAAATGCCTGTGTGGCTTGTAGAAAAGTATGAAGATTTTGATCGCTTTTTCAATGAACAACTTGAGAGGCTTCAAACGGATCATATTGATTTTTACTTAATGCACGCTCTTAATAAAGAGCGGTGGGAAAAGATTGTTAATTTAGATGTTATTAAGTGGATTGAGGTAGAAAAAGCAAAAGGGAGAATTAGGCATATTGGCTTTTCTTTTCATGATTCTTTTGATTCTTTTGTAAAAATCATAGATGATTATGATAGGTGGGAGTTTTGCCAGGTGCAGTATAATTATATGAACGAGGAATTTCAGGCTGGCAATAGAGGATTAAAGTATGCATTTTCAAAAGGAGTAGGGGTAATTGTTATGGAACCTGTTCTTGGAGGTGACCTTGAAAATCCTCCTGAAATAATTAATAGCATCTGGAATGAGGCAAGAACCAAAAGAACTCCAACAGAATGGGCACTTCAATGGGTGTGGAATAAACCTGAAGTTTCTATCGTGCTTAGCGGTATGAAAAGTGTACAGCAGGTGATAGAAAATCTTGAAAGTGCTGACTTAGCACGGGTTGATAAATTTACGCAAGAGGAATTGGATATAATTGCACGTGTACGGGATAAATATCGGGAAATACAGCCGATTCTGTGCTCTGACTGTGGATACTGTATGCCATGCCCTTATGGAGTAGATATCCCTCACAATTTTATACTTTATAATATAGGGAAGATGTATAATAAGATGCCGCGTATTAAACAATGGTTTGCCTTAATGAAAGAGAACGGGAGCAGTGCTGTATCGTGTATTCAGTGCGGGCAGTGCGAAGAAAAATGCCCTCAAGATATAAAAATTATGGAGTGGTTGGCTACCATAGCCAAAGAGCTTAAGTAA
- a CDS encoding GNAT family N-acetyltransferase, whose amino-acid sequence MYVQRYYDVREFIQNVETFLERNEVANNLLLGILFRLRKELKLTEQKSEPFFALVKHRQDIIFVMLMTPPHNMIIYGEGNNLDAAIDQSILFLQKEEILVPGVIGPREMATKFAFSWAQATGHMSIIKMEQMIYRLDEVNEIELSSGRLILATQKDIDLVGNWIFEFSKVTSETVSLAEARRKAEFAIKESYVFLWEDKIPVSMALKARPTKNGITVSTVYTPLQFQNKGYATSCVVSLSKLLLSEGYKFCSLYTDLSNPISNSIYRKIGYYPIESSIVYSFQVSHTQNKFYDIQ is encoded by the coding sequence ATGTATGTTCAACGATATTATGATGTAAGAGAATTTATTCAAAATGTTGAAACTTTTCTTGAAAGAAATGAAGTAGCCAACAACTTGCTATTAGGAATTCTCTTTAGGCTTAGAAAAGAGTTAAAATTGACTGAGCAAAAATCTGAGCCATTCTTTGCCTTGGTTAAACACAGGCAAGATATTATATTTGTAATGTTAATGACTCCACCTCACAATATGATTATTTACGGGGAAGGGAATAATTTGGATGCAGCAATAGATCAGTCTATTTTATTTTTGCAAAAAGAAGAAATTTTGGTTCCAGGGGTTATCGGTCCACGCGAGATGGCAACAAAATTTGCATTTTCATGGGCTCAAGCAACAGGCCATATGTCGATTATCAAAATGGAGCAGATGATATACAGACTGGATGAAGTTAATGAAATTGAGCTGAGTTCCGGGAGGTTAATTCTTGCGACGCAAAAAGATATTGACCTTGTGGGAAACTGGATATTCGAATTCTCCAAGGTTACCTCGGAAACAGTGAGTCTTGCTGAAGCACGAAGAAAAGCAGAATTTGCCATTAAAGAATCTTATGTATTTTTATGGGAAGACAAAATTCCCGTATCTATGGCTTTGAAAGCCAGGCCTACAAAAAACGGAATTACCGTAAGCACTGTTTATACACCTCTGCAGTTTCAAAATAAAGGATATGCCACATCCTGTGTTGTTTCATTGAGCAAGTTATTGCTCAGCGAGGGTTACAAATTCTGCAGCCTTTATACGGATCTTTCAAATCCTATATCTAACAGCATTTACAGAAAAATAGGATATTATCCAATAGAATCTTCGATTGTTTATAGCTTTCAAGTTTCACATACTCAAAATAAGTTCTATGACATACAATAA